From bacterium, one genomic window encodes:
- a CDS encoding DUF5615 family PIN-like protein — protein MDIHVPRAIALGLRLRGVDVILAQENDAPELSDPELLNRSTSMGRALFTFDDDLLGVASDRIRQKIPFAGLIFAHPWRITIGSCVEDLELISKVYEAKNLMNCVVFLPL, from the coding sequence ATGGATATTCACGTTCCCCGAGCAATCGCATTAGGTCTTCGTCTACGTGGAGTTGATGTGATTCTTGCTCAGGAAAACGATGCACCGGAGCTATCAGATCCAGAACTCTTGAATCGAAGTACATCTATGGGGCGGGCATTATTCACGTTCGATGATGATCTTCTTGGAGTGGCCAGCGATCGGATTCGTCAGAAGATTCCATTTGCCGGTCTCATTTTTGCCCATCCTTGGAGAATTACGATAGGAAGTTGCGTTGAAGACTTGGAATTAATATCCAAAGTGTACGAAGCAAAAAATCTCATGAACTGCGTCGTCTTCTTGCCCTTATGA
- a CDS encoding DUF433 domain-containing protein: MATVTTGYEHVVLNEDNVPIIKGTTMKVTELVQETIAYGWSPEELKFQHPYLSMGQIYSALAYYADHQDELRQDIDQRVAKADEARRKNGVN, translated from the coding sequence ATGGCAACTGTTACGACAGGTTATGAGCATGTGGTTCTGAACGAGGATAACGTTCCGATCATCAAGGGGACTACGATGAAAGTCACCGAGCTTGTTCAGGAGACAATTGCCTACGGCTGGAGTCCCGAGGAGTTGAAATTTCAGCATCCTTATCTTTCTATGGGACAGATTTATTCTGCACTCGCATACTACGCTGATCATCAAGACGAATTGCGCCAGGATATCGATCAGCGGGTTGCAAAAGCGGATGAGGCACGTCGGAAAAATGGCGTCAACTGA
- a CDS encoding tyrosine-type recombinase/integrase — MPKISEGLFRRSYKDKQTGEWKHVKTYTMRYICKPGCIDHSEGKKQHRENTGKDTLQEAKVVRDIRLGKVAEGRSVNSAEITMGELLQNVLNWTQVHRKTSTYREYKDIIDLHLKYFLSFRAIDLCRNPGIITKFIAKMKQPGAKNEKQSYSASRINAMLQVITRAFSLAKNRLSEQPLIEKLKTGDNSRKGHFKPEELESLYKHLPEDILRMIHVFEITGWRSWSEIASRKRHHVDWKSGELILEPGEAKNSEPRIFPLIGELHAILEEQERVTKELEKKLGRIIPWLFHHNGEPFAKFYEARGYWKPTRYFRDSWSAACKAAGLANRLRHDFRRTAIRHFGEMGIGDDEGMALSGHKSHAVYAKYKAIGREDIHRAAKKLEGKSSSSALAKSGNTTE, encoded by the coding sequence ATGCCAAAAATATCAGAAGGACTTTTTCGACGTAGCTACAAAGACAAGCAGACTGGCGAATGGAAGCACGTTAAGACTTACACGATGCGCTATATCTGCAAGCCCGGTTGCATCGATCATTCAGAGGGAAAAAAACAGCATCGGGAAAATACGGGAAAAGATACACTACAAGAAGCAAAAGTAGTCCGCGATATCCGACTTGGAAAAGTTGCTGAAGGGCGGTCGGTTAATTCAGCAGAAATTACGATGGGCGAACTTCTGCAAAATGTTCTCAACTGGACTCAGGTCCACCGAAAGACTTCAACCTACCGTGAATATAAAGACATAATAGATTTGCACCTCAAATATTTCTTGTCATTTCGGGCGATTGATCTTTGCAGAAATCCAGGAATCATTACCAAATTTATCGCAAAGATGAAACAGCCCGGCGCGAAAAATGAAAAGCAGAGTTACAGCGCATCACGAATCAATGCGATGCTTCAGGTGATCACACGTGCGTTTTCATTAGCAAAAAACAGATTGAGTGAACAACCGTTGATTGAAAAACTTAAAACTGGAGACAATTCAAGGAAAGGACACTTCAAACCTGAAGAGCTTGAAAGCCTTTACAAGCACTTACCCGAAGATATCCTCCGGATGATCCACGTATTTGAAATCACCGGATGGCGATCCTGGTCAGAAATCGCTTCGCGAAAACGACACCATGTTGATTGGAAATCTGGCGAACTGATCCTTGAACCAGGTGAAGCGAAGAATTCTGAGCCGCGCATATTTCCGCTCATTGGCGAACTTCATGCAATCCTCGAAGAACAGGAACGAGTTACTAAGGAATTAGAAAAGAAGCTGGGCCGAATTATTCCTTGGCTCTTTCATCACAATGGTGAACCGTTCGCAAAATTCTACGAAGCGCGCGGATACTGGAAGCCGACAAGGTACTTCCGAGACTCATGGAGTGCGGCATGTAAAGCGGCAGGGCTCGCTAATCGGCTTCGTCATGATTTCAGGAGAACTGCCATCCGCCACTTTGGTGAAATGGGGATTGGCGATGATGAAGGTATGGCGCTATCGGGTCATAAGTCTCACGCTGTCTACGCAAAGTACAAAGCGATTGGAAGGGAAGATATTCATCGTGCGGCAAAAAAGCTGGAAGGAAAATCTTCCAGCTCAGCCTTGGCAAAGTCCGGGAATACGACAGAATAA